A genomic region of Dactylococcopsis salina PCC 8305 contains the following coding sequences:
- a CDS encoding DUF29 domain-containing protein, translated as MLTQSVQQLKRLYEEDFVLWLEQTTALLRQGELNDLDWEHLLEELESLGNEQRRKVESYLLRLLIHLLLYQYWLTEKAWCAKGWEREIDNFRIELESLLESKTLYCHGLKKLEPIYEKARLKAIQKSKLSSETFPKTCPFTMKQLLDFGFLPESY; from the coding sequence ATGCTGACTCAATCAGTGCAACAATTAAAAAGACTTTATGAAGAAGACTTTGTTCTCTGGTTAGAACAAACAACAGCGTTACTTCGCCAAGGAGAGTTAAATGATCTTGACTGGGAACATCTTTTAGAGGAATTAGAATCATTGGGAAATGAACAGAGACGCAAGGTAGAAAGTTATTTATTGCGCCTGTTAATTCATCTTTTGTTATATCAATACTGGTTAACAGAAAAAGCGTGGTGCGCCAAAGGATGGGAAAGAGAAATCGACAATTTTAGAATTGAGTTAGAGTCTTTATTGGAATCAAAAACTCTCTATTGTCACGGTTTAAAAAAGTTAGAACCAATTTATGAGAAAGCTCGACTGAAAGCGATCCAAAAGTCTAAATTATCTTCGGAAACCTTTCCAAAAACTTGTCCTTTTACTATGAAACAGTTATTAGATTTTGGATTTTTACCTGAATCATACTAG